The genomic stretch GTAAAAACAGACATCTGTTATTCCAATACCAATGTGAAACTGGTAGGACTGAATCCTGGATTTGCTTATGGGTCACTGGGACCCACACATCACTGCCTGGACGATCTGTCAACAGCTCTGTCCTTCGGGAATATCGAGATATTTGCCCCTTGTGATCCTGAAGAAACCGCTCAGATCACCCGTTATGCCTTCGAAAAAGAAGGACCCGTCTATATCCGTCTCGACAGCTTTCAGGCGGAGGAGATTCATCCTCTGGATTACCAGTTCATACCGGGAGAACCGGTGATGATCAGCGAAGGTACGGATATTTCCATTATCAGTACAGGAACGATTGTCCATGAAACTCTGGCTGCAGCGGATCTCCTGAAGACAAAAGGTGTCAGTGTCCGGATTATCAACATCCCCTCTCTCCGTCCGCTGAACCGGGATGCCCTGGCGGAATTGATCCCTTCAGCCTCCAGAGTGCTGACCATCGAGGAACATAGTACTCACGGGGGCCTGGGCGATCTTGTCTCCGAAATTATTTTAGAGAAGGGATTGAACTGCCGGATCAGAAAGCTGGGCGTACCATCTGGAACATTCGCACCCGCATCTCCCCGGGAAGACATAAAAAAAGACTTCAATCTTTATGCTGAGGGTATAATGACTGAAAGCATTGCTTTGCTGAAAGGCTGAAAGCTGAGGATCGAAGAATAAGGACTGAAAAACTATGAAACAGGATTTAATACTCGCCATAGATCAGGGAACCAGTGGTTCCAAGGCTGTTCTTTTCAATACGACCGGAGAGATCATCAGTGACGGACGTGCTCCTCTGGGTTCAATTTATCCCCAGGATGGATATGTTGAACAGTCGGGGGCGGAGCTGTACAGCTCAGTTCTGAATGCCGTTAAAAACTC from Oceanispirochaeta sp. encodes the following:
- a CDS encoding transketolase C-terminal domain-containing protein codes for the protein MKKEIRDSFVQTLIKMKKENDKLIVLVSDSTSTCRIGPFMQEYPDSVVNVGIAEQNMVGIAAGMSLGGMIPFTANATPFLMGRSNEQVKTDICYSNTNVKLVGLNPGFAYGSLGPTHHCLDDLSTALSFGNIEIFAPCDPEETAQITRYAFEKEGPVYIRLDSFQAEEIHPLDYQFIPGEPVMISEGTDISIISTGTIVHETLAAADLLKTKGVSVRIINIPSLRPLNRDALAELIPSASRVLTIEEHSTHGGLGDLVSEIILEKGLNCRIRKLGVPSGTFAPASPREDIKKDFNLYAEGIMTESIALLKG